GGCCAGAGACGTCACAGCTACAAACGACTCACCAATGGTCAGttaaagaaacacagatgtGGAGCTGGGCAAGAACAGTTTTAAAGGAGGACAAAGAAATTGTATCTTACATGTATATAATCAACACATACAGTAAATTTGGATAGAAAATGGAGTTTCAAtccaatgaagaaaaaaaaccccaggtgTAAAAGCATGTTACTAATCATAAAACAGACCCCCAGAAGATTCTAGAATGACAAAGAGGAAACCATCCCTCCCACTGACATTCCTCCCACTGAAGGACTCCAGATGCTGATAATTCCCTCTAACACCACCACCAGAACGAAAGCACCAACCTTAGGACCCAAACGAGCAAGGGCAGGGGGAGCATAACACCAGGAACAGGGGTAGAAGTTAAGAAGTGTGTGCATaacaattttgatttttaaagaattattattatcatcattatcatcatcTTCGTTATTCACATTGACATTTTTCTGCATAGgagtattatttatttttctgtaatacttaGACCTGGattaataacaattttttattaGAGTGCTAAGGTTTCGGTCATACTAACAAAAATTTTTTGTCTCTCTATATAAGGTACATTTCCCTTTTGCCCAGAAACAATGTTTTGAGCATAACACTGTAAGAAGATTCCTGAATCACTCAGAAACACACTGTATTTCTCACAGGCTCACAATAACCAAATCACTTTATGAGCTGAAATCCCcatcaaaatgtgaaaaatgcatCTGCCTGGGAGAGGTCTAAAGAGCCTCTTGGTCTCAGCTGAAATGGTAAATGGTGTTTTGGGTGAAATcaacttttgttttcagtttcaccCTTCAAAACTGTTCCTGCTCCCTTGGACACTCTAGGAGTCAGAACAGACTCTGCTCACCTTCTAGATTGCACTTTGGCTAAAAGGGAAGCCACAAGAAATACATTGTCAGTTAGGATACATTATTTGTAGCCACAGATCAAAATTCAACGACATAAACAGAAACTCCAGAACTCCTAATCTTCTTCCAGGTCCTCAGGAAAGCTTTCCGTGTTAATGTCTTCCATTTCTAATGGATCTGTAATGTTTTATAGATGGATTATGTTTGTAATATAATTCAGAAGTGATGCATTGCCATCAAGCATGTGCCTTCAGCTCCGGCTTTTCTATCCcggaaaaaacaaaacaggccaAGGAGAGGAGCCACCGTGGCGGGCAGACCTGTGCCCTTGAACACCCGACAGAGGCAAGCAAACCACGGGAAGGACTCCCCTTGTTTTGTGCTGGGTGTCCTGGGCAGAATTACAGTGTAACCTGGAATTACAAGGTAACCTGTAATTACAAATGTTTTCACATCCTGGACATCCTGGACCTGTGGTGTAGAGGTGATTGCCATAAGCCTGGTGGCCATTCCCAATTCTGGGATTTTGGCTTCCCTCTTCTGTAGAGATACTTGCAGAATGTTTTTTCACTTGACTTTCATGTGTCTCTGCAGCAGGttcaactccctgctcctcacaggctACTTAAAACCAAACTGTATGACTAAAAGCATTGTCCAGGTGCTCCTTGaactgacaggcttggtgctgtgaccacttcTCTGGGGACACCTATCTTAACACCAGTAGCAGGTGAGGGTTGCTTAATGGCTGTAACCCTGGGCAAAGACGCAGCAATCCCTGGTTCAGTTCCCAGCTCCCTCCGTGAGCTGTTCTGTGAAACTGGGCTATGGAAAATGTGTGCGTGTTTTCCCATACCTGCAACatggaaataatgaaattaatgtaATTCCTAGGGTATAGCAATGATTTACTAGTAGGGAAAGCCCTGTGAGAGCTTTAGTCAAAAGAGCCTAGCCACTTAAATACTAATTCACCTCTCTTCCAAGTACCTAAGTCTACGTTTCAGATGGGTTGTGTTAGTAATTGGAGAAACAAAATGTGTGTCTCCAAGTGCACGACTAATGCTGGATCCAGAGCGTGCAGGAGCCAGCGGAACCTCCCTGTGCCCTTTGGTAGGCTTTGGATCCAGCCCTGAGCATGCACATGGCTTATCATGACCATGGGTACGAGACATGTGCAAATGACtatgcagcagcattttcatgCATAACCACAGTAACGGTGGGCAAAAACTGGACATACGCTTGTTTATTCCAACCATATGAAAATTGGTTCTAAAATGGAATGTTTGGGCTATGGACTTGAATATCCAGAACTCTGGAAGATGTGTTAAGTCTAGGCCCAGTTTTGTGAGTGgctttgattttctgtttggatGGCCCCAGACATCATTTGGAGATGTTCAGATTAGATGCTTGAACACTTTATAGTTTGAATATATGGAATATATGTTTGTCTCCTCactaaatgaaaacagaattcttgattttctgtattttccctgttttcctaTCAAGTTGATGAGATACCACCTTACTGCAATCTGttaatttataaaatgcatGGAAGCCTCCTTCCTTACACACAAGTTGTCATAAAGGGCGCttagttcatttattttctgtgaatttaattttgtttaggTCCTTCTGCCTCATCCAACAGGCAGTGCCCCCTCAAGCCTGTCAGCCTTGGTCTTCCGTGTCTTACCAGGACACTGCACAAGTCTGATCATTTAATCCCACTTCCCCCCATTGCAACTGGCTCTGACCCCAGTCCTGGAGCATGAGGGCTGAGAAATGCTTAGACCAAAGCTCTCCATCTGCCAGTGGGGTCTGGCCATTAACCTTTTGTTTATGTACTTGCTGTGCAATGGAGAGGCACTTCAGATATTTCCTTGCTAAACAAAGGCAGGCATTTAAACCGAGAAATATGCTTCAATACTGGGAATAGTTACTGCACATACCGTTCGActcttttctctgcagagatTAATGCTGGAATCTTAAACATCACTAATGCCTTATAGACAATCCATTAACATCTGTGTCTCCTAAGTGGCCAGCCATACcattatttataaaataggGATCCCTTCCTAATGCTAGGGCTACAGATCCCTTGATTTCCTGAGCATATAATCATGTGTATTATCAGCTGTGGAGCATTTTACACCGCTACATATTTTTTACTATATAATGAGCTGCGTGTGTGTGAGTGACATACAAAAAACAGAGGAATATTGCTATTGCACTTACTGCAATGTATGAGCGGATCTAGTTAGACAcaaaatgcagacagaaatcCGCCTCACCTCTCAAGCTAATTTTagtctctccctctcttctctctAGCTGTGTGTGTATAAAATCACTCACAGTCTGACAATGTTCCAGTAACCTGTACCACGCGCAGAGCGGGATGTACTTACTAACCATCTGCTTGCATGGCATGGGTTAACTGAGCCTGTGGGATTGTGCTTACCTAAACAAAACCACTGCAGTGAGGGGAAAAACAATGAATGGGTGGAGATGATCAGCCCAGGCATTCCAGCTAGTGCAGTCCAGGCAGCAATGACAGCCTGAAGGTTGCAGCAGCATCGGGATCTGCATTCCAAGTGCACAGATCTTACAGTCTGGAGTGATTTTACGTGGAGCTGCTCTTTATTTGCTGAGCCATGGCCAGCAACCAGGCCAGCCTGCAGGATGATCAGAGCAGGCACTGCAAGTTCCTATCCTATATGTTCTACCAGGCTGTGAGAGATCACAAGCCTGTGTGGATGCTGGAAGACATGAGAACTATGGAGTATTTTTACTGGGAGGAAAATGCCAGCCTAAGAACCTACTCACCTTCAGAAGCCCTTCTCTATGCAGTGGTGCATAACCACCTGCCTTATGCTCAGTATCTGCTGTCTCATTTTCCAGAGGAGGCTCTCAAGGTGCCTGGGGAACACTTCTGCTACTGCCCATCCTCTGCTCCTCACTTGGCCATGGCGGTCACATATGACAGGAGAGATATCTTGGCGCTGATCATCAAAATCGCACACAAGCTCCCCAGCTTGAACTCCTACATCAACAGGACTGGTTGCTTTCATCTGGAAGATGGGAAAACCCCTCTGCACCTTGCCTGTGAACTGTTGAGGTCAGAGACAGTCCTCATCCTCCTCGGGAATGGAGCTTCTCCCAGGATAGAGGACAGTAAAGGGCTTACCCCGCTGGACGTCATCCTGGAGCAGATGTGGGACTCCAAAGTCAATGTGGCATCAAAGAAGCTCTGCCTCGACTACCTCTTGCTCTTCATGCCCAACCCCCAGTTTAAGATGCGGAAAGTTCTGCAGGAGCATCCAGACCACTGGACAGCTTTGCTGGGGGAAGACAAATTCAACAGCCTGGTTGGGAACACACCTGCTTCTTTATATCTGCAAGCTATGCAAACTATTCTCCAGactcttcccccctcccactTCCCTAAAAGCATCCAGGAACTACCTATACCTCAGGCACTAAA
Above is a genomic segment from Falco naumanni isolate bFalNau1 chromosome 12, bFalNau1.pat, whole genome shotgun sequence containing:
- the LOC121096424 gene encoding ankyrin repeat domain-containing protein 9-like, which encodes MASNQASLQDDQSRHCKFLSYMFYQAVRDHKPVWMLEDMRTMEYFYWEENASLRTYSPSEALLYAVVHNHLPYAQYLLSHFPEEALKVPGEHFCYCPSSAPHLAMAVTYDRRDILALIIKIAHKLPSLNSYINRTGCFHLEDGKTPLHLACELLRSETVLILLGNGASPRIEDSKGLTPLDVILEQMWDSKVNVASKKLCLDYLLLFMPNPQFKMRKVLQEHPDHWTALLGEDKFNSLVGNTPASLYLQAMQTILQTLPPSHFPKSIQELPIPQALKPLPSYGKKLPTKNVVNVFP